The Polyangiaceae bacterium genome includes a region encoding these proteins:
- a CDS encoding sigma-54-dependent Fis family transcriptional regulator gives MGAETEQAVRVTATGRLGCVYVVEDEPLVRRAVCRALGAGGFTVRDFETASEALAALTEHADEVDVLITDVLMPGKTGFDLLTEAHARWRDIPVLLMTGQATVSAAVEAMRLGAYDYLVKPVDPQNTLIPAVRRAIEHKRLVARNRFLESQLQASQRAQGLVGESAAMRQVGAHVSAVAPADVTVLVLGESGTGKELVARAVHQQSDRSGRPFVDVNCAALTDSLLESELFGHMKGAFTGATSARRGLFETASSGTLFMDEVGELAPTTQARLLRVLQEGTIRPVGSSESRKVNVRIIAATNRDLAKEVRGRTLPTGSVLPPERVQHRDPAAARASRGHPGVGPALPPQARPAPRPRQASRRARDPRGADRLPLAGKRARAREHRRTSVGALPGRHHHGRPLASDATRERGQPGPACQRLAHFAAAGRRPRRVHAGLPGASAGRGRGQRRRGRPPVGHGRLELPPPGQARAGKPRRRRRRLSQAAFPHSLGAQRVRRRRTASCLSWQTRASVTPRRWPISRSVSSSPQVRSTMV, from the coding sequence TTGGGAGCGGAGACCGAGCAGGCAGTCAGAGTGACCGCGACCGGGCGGCTCGGCTGCGTCTATGTGGTGGAGGACGAGCCGTTGGTGCGGCGCGCCGTCTGCCGGGCCCTGGGAGCCGGGGGATTCACTGTACGGGACTTCGAGACCGCCTCCGAGGCACTGGCAGCCCTGACCGAGCACGCCGACGAGGTGGACGTGCTGATCACCGACGTGCTGATGCCGGGCAAGACCGGGTTCGACCTCCTGACCGAGGCCCACGCCCGCTGGCGCGACATCCCGGTGCTGCTGATGACCGGCCAGGCGACGGTCTCCGCCGCCGTCGAGGCCATGCGCCTGGGCGCGTACGATTACCTGGTCAAGCCCGTCGACCCGCAGAACACGCTGATCCCGGCGGTTCGTCGCGCCATCGAGCACAAGCGCCTGGTCGCTCGAAACCGCTTCCTGGAGAGCCAGCTCCAGGCCTCCCAGCGCGCCCAGGGCCTGGTGGGCGAGTCGGCCGCGATGCGCCAGGTCGGCGCCCACGTCTCGGCGGTCGCACCGGCCGATGTCACCGTGCTCGTCCTGGGTGAAAGCGGGACGGGCAAGGAGCTGGTGGCCCGGGCCGTTCACCAGCAGAGCGACCGCAGCGGCCGCCCCTTCGTGGACGTCAACTGCGCCGCGCTGACGGACTCGCTCCTCGAGAGCGAGCTGTTCGGCCACATGAAGGGCGCGTTCACCGGTGCAACCAGCGCTCGCCGGGGCCTGTTCGAGACCGCCTCGAGCGGCACGCTGTTCATGGACGAGGTGGGCGAGCTCGCGCCGACCACCCAGGCCCGGCTGCTGCGGGTGCTCCAGGAAGGGACGATTCGGCCCGTGGGCTCGAGCGAGTCACGGAAGGTGAACGTCCGCATCATCGCGGCCACCAACCGCGATCTGGCAAAAGAGGTTCGAGGCCGGACGCTTCCGACAGGATCTGTATTACCGCCTGAACGTGTTCAGCATCGAGATCCCGCCGCTGCGCGAGCGTCGCGAGGACATCCCGGCGTTGGTCCAGCACTTCCTCCACAAGCACGGCCAGCGCCTCGGCCGAGGCAAGCCTCACGTCGAGCCCGCGACCCTCGAGGCGCTGACCGCCTACCATTGGCCGGGAAACGTGCGCGAGCTCGAGAACACCGTCGAACGAGCGTTGGTGCTCTGCCGGGGCGACACCATCACGGCCGACCTCTTGCCAGCGACGCTACGCGCGAACGCGGTCAGCCCGGGCCGGCCTGCCAGCGACTCGCTCACTTTGCAGCCGCTGGCCGACGCCCGCGACGAGTTCATGCGGGCCTACCTGGCGCGAGTGCTGGACGTGGCCGCGGGCAACGTCGCCGAGGCCGCCCGCCTGTCGGGCATGGACGCCTCGAACTTCCGCCGCCTGGTCAAGCGCGTGCAGGAAAACCGCGGCGACGACGGCGAAGACTGAGTCAGGCCGCGTTCCCCCACTCGCTGGGCGCGCAGCGCGTGCGCAGGCGGCGGACGGCCTCTTGCCTCAGCTGGCAGACGCGCGCCTCGGTGACCCCCAGACGCTGGCCGATCTCGCGGAGCGTCAGCTCCTCCCCACAGGTGAGATCGACGATGGTCTGA